From the Desulfosarcina sp. BuS5 genome, one window contains:
- the glyS gene encoding glycine--tRNA ligase subunit beta, with protein sequence MNSLLLEIGTEEIPAGYIEPALKSLSTILSEKLTGSRIEFGTVRVFGTPKRLAIEIADVAEKQESLVTEITGPPARIGFDENGKPTIAAEKFAQKAGIPVEQLKLKKTKKGEYLSAEKKNSGLQTRILLKSILPESILAITFPKTMKWADLDVLFARPIQSIMALFGENMISFTLGGIKSGRYVFGHRFMHPGKIRINDSAEYINALRTASVFAKIDERKAIIEKEIKETAAELGGSIFSDSELVDIVTNLVEYPAVVAGRFDTKFLELPDIVLITSMREHQKYFSVVDQNNNLMPCFIAVNNTKAKDMELVSKGHERVLRSRLEDAMFFYRADLESSFDVWIDKLKGVLFQARLGSVYEKVERVKNVAEFIADLLEVDADTKNDVSRAAQLCKTDLVTHIVVEFPKLQGIMGRVYALEAGENENVAAAIEEHYKPAYSGGPLPESLTGSILGIAEKIDSICGCFCVNLLPTGASDPYALRRQGIGIIQIMLKNNFSFSLKKIINQSLSFFQDKSTQPLQKTSGKIVSFLTSRMTNILLEEGFSKDTVAAIVSVSSDIVPDVLDRVRALEDLKKEPDFEPIATAFKRVVNIIKKSAGLEADSGLGDVDQSLFQDECERSLYNALNQSAGRINDYINKGIYDKALHEIALMRVPVDVFFDEVLVMSDDLKIRNNRLALLGKIAELFNNFADFSRIST encoded by the coding sequence ATGAATAGTTTATTACTTGAAATAGGAACCGAAGAAATTCCGGCCGGATATATTGAGCCTGCCCTTAAGTCTCTTTCCACAATACTTTCGGAAAAATTAACCGGATCCAGAATTGAATTTGGTACTGTCAGGGTATTCGGAACACCGAAAAGACTTGCAATAGAAATAGCCGATGTGGCTGAAAAACAGGAATCACTGGTAACCGAAATCACAGGGCCTCCGGCACGGATAGGTTTTGATGAAAATGGCAAACCGACAATTGCTGCAGAAAAATTTGCGCAAAAAGCAGGAATTCCTGTTGAACAGCTTAAGCTGAAAAAGACAAAAAAAGGTGAATACTTATCTGCTGAAAAAAAAAATAGCGGCCTTCAAACAAGGATTCTTCTCAAAAGCATCCTCCCCGAATCAATTCTTGCGATTACGTTTCCTAAAACGATGAAATGGGCGGATCTGGATGTTCTGTTTGCCAGGCCTATACAATCGATTATGGCTCTGTTCGGGGAAAATATGATTTCCTTTACTTTGGGCGGTATTAAAAGCGGCAGATATGTTTTCGGACACCGTTTTATGCATCCCGGCAAAATCAGGATTAATGATTCTGCCGAATATATCAATGCTTTACGCACAGCATCGGTATTTGCAAAGATTGATGAGCGCAAGGCGATTATAGAAAAAGAGATTAAAGAAACCGCCGCAGAGCTTGGCGGTTCAATTTTCAGTGATTCCGAACTGGTGGATATTGTCACAAATCTTGTTGAATATCCGGCTGTTGTCGCAGGAAGATTCGACACAAAGTTTCTCGAACTTCCGGACATAGTTCTGATAACGTCCATGCGTGAACATCAGAAATATTTCAGCGTTGTGGATCAGAACAACAACCTTATGCCATGTTTTATTGCAGTGAACAATACAAAAGCAAAAGATATGGAGCTGGTATCGAAAGGACATGAAAGGGTGCTTCGTTCCCGCCTTGAAGATGCCATGTTTTTTTACAGGGCAGATCTGGAATCTTCTTTTGACGTATGGATAGACAAGTTAAAGGGGGTTCTTTTTCAGGCCAGGCTCGGTTCTGTATACGAAAAGGTTGAAAGGGTTAAAAATGTTGCTGAATTCATAGCAGATCTTCTTGAAGTGGATGCAGATACAAAAAATGATGTTTCCAGGGCTGCTCAACTCTGCAAAACAGACCTTGTCACCCATATTGTGGTTGAGTTTCCCAAACTTCAAGGGATTATGGGCCGGGTTTACGCGCTTGAGGCCGGAGAGAATGAAAACGTTGCCGCTGCCATTGAAGAACATTACAAGCCTGCCTATTCAGGGGGGCCACTGCCCGAGTCACTGACAGGATCGATACTTGGCATAGCTGAGAAGATAGATTCAATTTGTGGATGTTTTTGCGTCAATCTTCTCCCCACCGGAGCTTCCGATCCTTATGCCTTGAGACGCCAGGGAATAGGTATTATCCAGATAATGCTTAAGAATAATTTCTCTTTTTCTTTGAAAAAAATTATTAATCAGAGCCTCTCCTTTTTTCAGGATAAAAGCACACAGCCGCTTCAAAAAACATCCGGCAAAATTGTTTCATTTTTAACGAGTCGTATGACAAATATTCTTCTTGAAGAAGGATTCTCAAAGGACACAGTCGCTGCAATAGTAAGTGTATCGTCGGATATAGTTCCGGATGTTCTTGACAGGGTGCGGGCACTGGAAGATCTTAAAAAAGAACCCGATTTTGAGCCTATTGCAACGGCATTCAAAAGGGTAGTCAATATAATTAAAAAGTCGGCCGGATTGGAGGCTGATTCCGGCCTGGGCGATGTGGATCAATCTCTGTTCCAGGATGAATGCGAGAGATCCCTTTATAACGCATTGAATCAGAGTGCCGGCCGGATTAATGATTATATTAATAAAGGGATTTATGATAAGGCATTGCATGAAATCGCATTAATGCGTGTTCCTGTGGATGTTTTTTTTGATGAAGTCCTGGTAATGTCTGACGACCTGAAGATTCGCAACAACAGACTCGCGTTATTAGGAAAAATTGCCGAACTCTTTAATAACTTTGCTGACTTTTCCAGAATTTCAACGTAA
- a CDS encoding GHMP family kinase ATP-binding protein, translated as MTGSLMEILEFGVMEASAPCRIDLGGTLDISTFYYPLRHLSPCTFNIAINLRTSVKLMPLKKNVVRISSRGFESAEYPVDKAPFNHPLGLMFAVAAYFRAENVHIIIDSSSPPRSALGGSSSAAVALVAAFSNAFAKRGGDALAKDETAILAHALEESVAGVPCGLQDQLAAAYGGINTWRWQRECKEPLFNKETILPGVEHKSLKNNILLAYCGMPHESKNINSRWVEGFLSGNNRDLWAEIIECTDRFGSLFKNRKFNEAAEVMNRETAIRARMTPDVLDDMGKRLVNAAMENGCGARFTGAGGGGCVWALGEADKINRLGSIWSSILTTLKDACLLDFGIDSKGLEVIG; from the coding sequence ATGACCGGCAGTTTGATGGAAATACTGGAATTCGGGGTAATGGAAGCATCGGCTCCCTGCCGGATAGATCTGGGCGGAACCCTTGATATCAGTACTTTTTATTACCCTCTCAGGCACCTGTCTCCATGTACATTTAATATTGCAATCAATTTGCGAACCAGCGTAAAGCTTATGCCGTTAAAAAAGAATGTAGTAAGAATATCTTCACGTGGATTTGAAAGCGCTGAATATCCGGTTGACAAAGCGCCTTTTAATCATCCATTGGGACTGATGTTTGCGGTTGCGGCATATTTCAGGGCTGAAAATGTTCATATTATAATCGATTCCTCATCACCGCCGCGCAGTGCCCTTGGGGGGTCATCTTCTGCGGCGGTTGCTCTTGTTGCGGCTTTTTCAAATGCATTTGCAAAAAGGGGAGGGGACGCGCTTGCCAAAGATGAAACAGCGATTCTCGCCCATGCCCTGGAGGAGAGTGTGGCAGGGGTGCCGTGCGGGCTTCAGGATCAGCTTGCAGCAGCTTACGGCGGGATTAATACCTGGCGCTGGCAGCGGGAATGCAAGGAGCCTCTTTTTAATAAAGAGACCATATTGCCCGGGGTGGAGCATAAATCTTTGAAGAATAATATTCTGCTTGCTTATTGCGGCATGCCGCATGAATCAAAGAACATTAACAGCAGGTGGGTGGAAGGTTTTTTATCAGGAAATAATCGTGATCTTTGGGCTGAAATAATAGAGTGTACGGACAGGTTTGGATCCTTGTTTAAAAACAGAAAATTCAATGAAGCCGCTGAAGTGATGAACAGGGAGACTGCAATCAGGGCCCGAATGACACCCGATGTGCTTGATGACATGGGTAAAAGGCTTGTTAATGCGGCCATGGAAAACGGATGCGGAGCAAGATTTACAGGCGCCGGGGGCGGAGGATGCGTCTGGGCCTTGGGCGAAGCGGATAAAATAAACAGGCTTGGCAGTATCTGGAGTAGTATACTGACAACTCTAAAAGATGCCTGCCTCCTCGATTTCGGAATAGATTCAAAAGGATTAGAAGTGATTGGATAA
- a CDS encoding Uma2 family endonuclease, translating into MAPLAKKLNEKFSYADYLSWPDDERLEIIEGVVYGMSPAPSREHQRVSAIIFAKIYNFLSGKECEVYFAPFDVRLAETEDALDEEIETVVQPDIIVVCDQNKLDKRGCLGAPDITVEILSPSTSYKDQTEKLLLYEKHCVKEYWIVNPDAKYVMIYHLEGVKYWKPEYLTENDTLESRILDGLNIDLSEVWRR; encoded by the coding sequence ATGGCCCCATTAGCTAAAAAGTTAAATGAAAAATTTAGTTATGCGGATTATCTTTCCTGGCCTGATGATGAGAGGTTGGAAATAATAGAAGGCGTGGTCTATGGTATGTCTCCTGCGCCTTCGAGAGAGCATCAAAGAGTGTCTGCAATTATTTTTGCTAAAATATATAATTTTTTATCCGGCAAGGAATGTGAAGTTTATTTTGCTCCTTTTGATGTGCGACTTGCAGAGACTGAAGATGCGCTTGATGAAGAGATAGAAACCGTTGTGCAGCCGGATATTATTGTCGTATGTGACCAAAACAAGCTTGATAAACGAGGATGCCTTGGCGCGCCGGATATTACGGTCGAGATATTGTCCCCCTCTACATCATATAAAGATCAGACCGAAAAACTGCTGCTTTATGAAAAACATTGCGTCAAAGAATATTGGATTGTTAATCCTGATGCAAAGTATGTCATGATATACCACCTTGAGGGAGTAAAATATTGGAAGCCGGAATATCTGACTGAAAATGATACCCTTGAAAGCAGGATTCTTGATGGGCTGAATATAGATTTATCCGAGGTATGGCGTAGGTGA
- a CDS encoding NAD-binding protein encodes MIIAIGTAGYMLIEDYSLFDGIYMSIITITTVGYGEIKPLSDLGRVFTSFLILAGFASFAFAGHTFVETMLEKVWGDKLEKNKIKKKISALKSHFIICGFGRVGAAAAEIFKNALTDFIIIESDREHCEKIRQQGYLFIEGDATREKFLLAAKIKTSKGLIALLNSDPGNLFIALSARELNPTLHIIARAEDSSSEKKILRAGADSVISPFINAGKQIANNMLEIKGNFKSLDKLCKQNDVSFEWIDIVEGSEMTGETIEAVSKQMCSEIIGIRRHGKDSILPGHGTVIEVEDSILVISGKKDYVDHLFQQPLGQRKIVIVDDNPVILSLYNRLFQKAGFYPLTAVNGRDALELIIKEKPPVAVIDVMLPVFSGIEVCKKIRGFDELKNMKIVLFTADKDSMTRKRAIEAGADAVVVKSAEASEVIEKVIEVLEV; translated from the coding sequence ATGATTATTGCCATTGGCACGGCAGGCTATATGTTGATAGAAGATTATAGCCTGTTTGACGGCATTTATATGTCTATTATTACAATTACGACTGTTGGTTATGGTGAAATTAAGCCTTTATCAGATTTAGGTCGCGTATTCACTTCTTTTTTGATACTGGCAGGTTTTGCAAGCTTTGCATTTGCCGGGCATACTTTTGTAGAAACCATGCTTGAAAAAGTCTGGGGTGATAAGTTGGAGAAAAATAAAATAAAAAAGAAGATATCGGCATTGAAGTCTCATTTTATTATTTGTGGTTTTGGCAGAGTTGGCGCGGCAGCTGCTGAGATTTTTAAAAATGCACTTACTGATTTTATTATAATTGAGTCAGACCGTGAACATTGTGAAAAGATAAGGCAACAGGGTTATCTGTTTATTGAAGGAGATGCTACGCGGGAAAAGTTTCTCCTTGCAGCTAAAATCAAGACATCAAAAGGCCTTATCGCTTTGCTTAATTCAGATCCAGGCAATCTTTTTATAGCTCTTAGTGCACGCGAACTTAATCCAACCCTTCATATCATTGCACGAGCTGAAGATTCATCTTCTGAGAAAAAAATTTTACGTGCAGGCGCTGATAGCGTAATCTCTCCTTTTATAAATGCAGGAAAACAGATTGCAAATAATATGCTTGAAATTAAAGGTAATTTCAAGTCATTGGATAAGTTGTGCAAGCAAAATGATGTTTCGTTTGAATGGATTGATATTGTAGAAGGTTCGGAGATGACTGGCGAGACAATAGAGGCTGTTTCAAAGCAAATGTGCAGTGAAATTATCGGTATTCGCAGGCATGGTAAAGATTCTATTCTGCCTGGTCATGGAACCGTCATTGAGGTTGAAGATTCTATTTTAGTAATTAGTGGAAAAAAAGATTATGTTGACCATCTGTTCCAACAACCCCTTGGACAGAGAAAGATAGTTATTGTGGATGATAATCCTGTGATACTGAGTCTTTATAATCGTCTTTTTCAAAAAGCCGGTTTTTATCCACTGACTGCAGTTAACGGACGTGATGCCCTGGAGCTGATTATTAAAGAAAAACCACCAGTTGCAGTGATAGATGTTATGCTCCCTGTTTTTTCCGGCATAGAGGTTTGTAAAAAAATTCGTGGGTTTGATGAACTTAAAAATATGAAAATAGTTCTTTTTACTGCTGACAAAGATTCCATGACCAGAAAAAGAGCTATTGAAGCAGGGGCAGATGCTGTGGTTGTCAAAAGTGCTGAAGCCTCTGAAGTTATAGAAAAAGTTATAGAAGTGCTTGAGGTTTAA
- the recO gene encoding DNA repair protein RecO, which produces MTSAILLRRIDFGDYDLIITFFSLKSGKISLIAKSAKKSVKRFGGMLELFSVLDIVYSRGRKKSLPVLQEASLIKPFSEIRKDITKTAYASYWAELINKWIEEGAVQKEIFFLFQYVLCELDAGIIPDAALSILFQLRFMLISGLLPNLSRCSICNTGIDQTKEDEFTCDLASGGILCGRCGKTSGKSLKLARGTIKQLLWMEHKDLATAARIRIASGSMKEGLLFLESFVQYHLGKELKSLNFLKQIR; this is translated from the coding sequence ATGACATCAGCTATTTTGCTGCGCCGAATTGATTTTGGCGATTATGATCTTATTATTACTTTTTTCTCTCTAAAAAGCGGTAAGATTTCTTTAATCGCAAAATCAGCAAAAAAAAGCGTCAAAAGATTCGGCGGTATGCTGGAATTATTTTCTGTTCTGGATATAGTCTATAGCAGGGGGCGCAAAAAAAGCCTCCCCGTTCTGCAGGAAGCCTCACTTATAAAGCCGTTCAGTGAAATAAGAAAGGATATAACAAAGACGGCTTATGCAAGTTACTGGGCGGAATTGATCAATAAATGGATTGAGGAAGGCGCTGTTCAGAAAGAAATCTTTTTCCTTTTCCAGTATGTTTTGTGCGAACTTGATGCCGGGATTATTCCTGATGCCGCACTTTCGATTCTTTTTCAGTTGAGGTTTATGTTAATATCAGGGCTGCTGCCGAATTTGTCGCGCTGCAGTATCTGCAATACAGGAATAGATCAAACCAAAGAGGATGAATTTACTTGTGATCTTGCAAGTGGCGGCATTCTGTGCGGTCGATGCGGTAAAACATCAGGCAAAAGCTTAAAGCTTGCCAGGGGTACAATCAAACAGCTCCTTTGGATGGAACATAAGGATCTGGCAACAGCAGCAAGAATCAGAATCGCATCAGGATCCATGAAAGAAGGACTCCTGTTTCTCGAATCCTTTGTACAATATCATCTTGGCAAAGAGTTGAAGAGTTTGAATTTTCTAAAACAGATACGCTGA
- a CDS encoding type I restriction enzyme HsdR N-terminal domain-containing protein: MKRIAGMAAHHLILGKLEDFITEETLADTLDERIRQKIARILVEDKGYAKEEIEVRRNIHLVVDGKMGISRVDFLLKIANRVFGIIIFGPGSLVSRERSTIAAARLVEDYEVPVAIITNGEDAEIMETKSGRIIARGVDVIPSKEDARKIISNTEFNKISEERLDKERRILYVFDVLTQKECDDFTCSMPLPPGTGE; this comes from the coding sequence ATGAAAAGGATTGCAGGTATGGCAGCGCATCACCTTATATTAGGGAAGTTGGAAGACTTTATAACCGAAGAGACTCTGGCTGATACACTTGATGAACGGATTCGCCAGAAGATTGCACGTATCCTGGTAGAGGATAAGGGCTACGCCAAAGAGGAGATCGAAGTCCGGCGGAATATTCATTTGGTTGTGGACGGTAAGATGGGAATCTCCCGGGTCGATTTTTTATTGAAAATCGCTAATAGGGTATTTGGCATAATCATTTTCGGCCCAGGTTCCCTGGTGAGCAGGGAACGTTCAACCATTGCGGCCGCCAGGCTTGTTGAAGATTATGAGGTACCTGTTGCCATAATAACAAACGGCGAAGACGCGGAAATAATGGAAACAAAATCCGGCCGTATAATCGCAAGGGGAGTTGATGTCATACCGTCCAAAGAGGATGCCCGGAAGATAATTTCCAATACTGAATTTAATAAAATTTCCGAAGAGCGACTGGATAAGGAGCGGAGAATCCTCTATGTTTTTGACGTTCTTACCCAAAAAGAATGTGATGATTTTACCTGCAGTATGCCTCTGCCCCCAGGAACAGGGGAATAG
- a CDS encoding transposase: MIKNTFEEVLSDEWVKANITNPVQELVIIRGIIPWQKMITKLCKFYNTSQGAFGKSLRMMTAILICIKYYQLSDRQMVKHIKENHYIQYFCNITNEELQTCLDPSSICVFRKRIGEEGVEIIEKEVFEVLRKAGIIQGDNAMIDSSVLKNNVIYPNDVHLIFKAFDKMKQFAVLHQISLWWDNNEVKKLWREFFLNKKQNRLEWLLKFNILFIPALKIFDKKVESLKTTKKKQIKADNMFAILTILEAQTLEKLEGKKQIKNRIVSIDEPDARPIVKGKEHPKCEFGTTMEMTFNREGFMITIENFIGNPNDKTLFAGTLEQFKKRMKGEPENIITDLGYRSNGNFKIADNISNVFLGRKKDVSEEKQSFCCKARSATEGFIAIAKNIRGFGCSLYRGFEGDRIWSLLCQTAYNLKKFIQLLMGEKIEEKKLMKLGLA, encoded by the coding sequence ATGATAAAAAATACTTTTGAAGAAGTTCTTTCTGATGAATGGGTGAAAGCAAATATAACCAATCCAGTTCAGGAATTGGTTATTATCCGTGGGATAATTCCATGGCAAAAAATGATTACAAAGTTGTGTAAATTTTATAACACCAGTCAGGGTGCTTTTGGAAAATCTCTCAGGATGATGACAGCGATTTTGATTTGTATAAAATACTATCAATTAAGTGATAGGCAAATGGTTAAGCATATAAAAGAAAACCACTATATTCAATATTTTTGTAACATCACAAATGAGGAATTGCAAACATGCCTGGATCCGAGTTCTATATGTGTATTTCGAAAACGTATAGGTGAAGAAGGTGTTGAAATTATAGAAAAAGAAGTTTTTGAGGTTCTACGCAAAGCTGGGATAATACAGGGTGATAATGCTATGATAGATTCAAGCGTATTGAAAAATAACGTTATCTATCCAAATGATGTACATTTAATTTTTAAAGCTTTTGACAAAATGAAACAATTTGCCGTTTTGCATCAAATCTCCTTGTGGTGGGACAATAATGAAGTAAAAAAATTATGGCGAGAATTTTTTTTGAACAAAAAACAAAACCGTTTGGAATGGTTACTCAAATTTAATATATTATTTATTCCTGCTCTAAAAATATTTGATAAAAAAGTTGAATCATTAAAGACCACAAAGAAAAAACAAATAAAAGCTGACAATATGTTTGCTATTCTTACTATTCTTGAAGCACAAACCTTAGAAAAACTCGAAGGTAAAAAACAGATAAAAAACCGGATTGTATCCATTGATGAACCGGATGCCCGCCCGATTGTAAAAGGAAAAGAGCATCCGAAGTGTGAATTCGGCACAACAATGGAAATGACTTTCAATAGGGAAGGATTCATGATTACCATTGAAAATTTTATCGGTAATCCAAATGATAAAACGCTTTTTGCTGGAACACTCGAACAGTTCAAAAAACGGATGAAAGGCGAACCGGAAAATATTATTACCGACCTTGGTTACAGAAGCAATGGTAATTTTAAAATTGCAGACAATATCAGTAACGTTTTTTTGGGGCGTAAAAAAGATGTATCCGAAGAAAAACAGAGTTTTTGCTGTAAAGCCCGTTCAGCAACAGAAGGTTTCATAGCTATTGCAAAAAATATTAGAGGTTTTGGATGCAGTCTTTATAGAGGATTTGAAGGAGACCGTATATGGTCATTGCTTTGTCAAACCGCTTATAATCTTAAAAAGTTTATTCAGCTTCTAATGGGAGAAAAGATTGAAGAAAAAAAACTGATGAAACTCGGGCTGGCATAA
- a CDS encoding AAA family ATPase, with protein sequence MGKALDKLTIKGFKSIKFLENFELTNLNVLIGSNGAGKSNFIDFFRMISAMMKLDGLKEFIAGNADVYLFAGPKETKRITVKMIFSQNGYNFELAPTEEGFFLINNEQRHYFPGKTTRNLGSGNFNPQLLFDKESTGFKSPLSASWYTYKAICSWKIYHFHDTTKESGIRRYHDMGHKEALFTDASNIAPFLFRLKKDYFGDYQRIIETVQLVLPFFDDFILEFNTQEMLRLDWRQKGLQDYPMRPGQLSDGAIRFICLTTALLQPEPPSTIIIDEPELGLHPYAIEILAELLRAASKRMQVIVSTQSPSLVDCFDSQDVVVVNRRDGASDFERLNPDALSSWLKDYTLGDLWRKNIISGGPSHE encoded by the coding sequence ATGGGCAAAGCCTTGGATAAATTGACGATAAAAGGATTCAAATCAATCAAGTTTCTTGAAAACTTTGAACTGACGAATCTTAATGTTCTCATCGGCAGTAATGGAGCTGGGAAAAGCAATTTTATAGACTTTTTCCGCATGATTTCCGCCATGATGAAACTTGACGGACTTAAAGAATTCATTGCCGGGAATGCAGATGTATATCTTTTCGCCGGCCCAAAAGAAACGAAAAGAATCACTGTCAAAATGATTTTTAGTCAAAATGGATATAATTTTGAACTAGCTCCAACGGAAGAAGGATTTTTTCTGATTAACAATGAGCAAAGGCATTATTTTCCAGGGAAAACAACCAGAAATTTGGGAAGCGGCAATTTCAATCCGCAACTATTGTTCGATAAAGAGAGTACGGGGTTCAAGTCGCCCCTTAGCGCTTCATGGTATACCTACAAGGCTATATGCTCCTGGAAAATTTATCATTTTCATGACACCACTAAAGAATCGGGAATACGCCGCTACCATGATATGGGACATAAAGAAGCTCTATTCACAGATGCCTCTAATATTGCACCATTCTTATTTCGTCTGAAAAAAGACTATTTTGGAGACTATCAAAGAATCATAGAAACTGTTCAATTGGTTCTTCCTTTTTTTGACGATTTTATACTCGAATTCAATACACAGGAAATGTTACGTCTGGATTGGAGGCAAAAAGGTCTGCAGGACTATCCGATGCGGCCAGGTCAATTATCCGACGGAGCTATACGGTTTATTTGCCTGACAACCGCTTTGTTACAACCTGAGCCGCCATCAACGATCATTATTGATGAGCCGGAATTGGGCTTACACCCTTACGCAATTGAAATCCTGGCGGAGCTTTTACGGGCGGCATCAAAGCGTATGCAGGTAATAGTTTCAACCCAGTCACCGTCACTCGTCGATTGTTTTGATTCTCAGGATGTTGTTGTCGTGAATCGCAGGGATGGAGCGTCTGATTTTGAACGATTGAACCCGGATGCACTTTCTTCATGGCTGAAAGATTATACACTGGGTGACCTCTGGCGAAAAAATATTATTTCCGGAGGCCCTTCTCATGAATAA
- a CDS encoding DUF4276 family protein, translating to MNNVEIYIVVEGQTEQTFVRHILAPDMAGKGFFLHAALIGKPGHKGGNIIFDRATIDIGNFLKERSDIYVSTMFDYFRIDDNWPGRDFVIQQIKSGATLSAAEKANALENATLTRIKKLFPNCNAEGRFVPYIEMHEFEALLFSNPDILAQKLEIEVDKVNNILAEYNGPEEINDDPLKAPSKRLEALNSTYRKVAMGKIIADSIGIKKMRNQCPHFNDWLTRMEKLSHGGANR from the coding sequence ATGAATAATGTTGAAATTTATATCGTTGTCGAGGGGCAAACGGAGCAGACTTTTGTGCGTCATATCCTTGCACCGGATATGGCAGGTAAAGGTTTTTTTCTTCACGCGGCGTTAATCGGCAAACCAGGGCACAAGGGGGGCAATATCATCTTTGATCGGGCAACAATTGATATTGGTAATTTTTTAAAGGAACGTTCTGATATATATGTATCGACCATGTTTGATTATTTTAGAATCGATGATAATTGGCCGGGACGAGATTTCGTCATACAACAAATTAAAAGCGGGGCTACTCTTTCCGCTGCTGAAAAAGCAAATGCTTTGGAAAACGCGACACTAACCAGGATCAAAAAATTATTCCCGAACTGCAATGCTGAAGGCCGTTTTGTCCCATATATCGAAATGCATGAATTTGAGGCGTTATTATTCAGTAACCCTGATATCCTTGCACAAAAACTTGAGATCGAAGTGGACAAAGTTAACAACATCCTTGCTGAGTATAATGGACCGGAAGAAATCAATGATGATCCCTTAAAGGCGCCATCTAAACGACTTGAAGCACTTAACTCTACCTATCGAAAAGTAGCTATGGGCAAAATAATTGCCGATTCAATCGGGATTAAAAAAATGCGGAATCAATGTCCGCATTTTAATGATTGGCTAACAAGGATGGAAAAGCTGTCGCACGGGGGCGCAAATAGATAA
- a CDS encoding glycine--tRNA ligase subunit alpha, translating into MYFQDVILSLQKFWARKGCVLLQPYDIEVGAGTFHPATLLRVLGPEPWKTAYVQPSRRPTDGRYGENPNRLQHYYQFQVILKPSPMDVQKLYLQSLKTLGIDSLEHDIRFVEDDWESPTLGASGLGWEVWLDGMEITQFTYFQQAGSIELSPISVEITYGLERISMYLQGIDNVFDLQWNDSTTYRDVFHQQEVEQSTYNFEQADVNMLLELFNKYEAEAARIIKESLAIPAYEYCLKCSHTFNILDARGAISVTERTGYIARIRKIARACAKVYLGRKEARGKDQDE; encoded by the coding sequence ATGTATTTTCAAGATGTTATATTATCGTTACAGAAATTTTGGGCACGTAAGGGGTGCGTACTTTTGCAGCCTTATGATATAGAGGTGGGCGCCGGAACTTTTCATCCGGCCACCCTGTTACGGGTATTGGGCCCGGAACCGTGGAAAACGGCCTATGTGCAGCCATCACGACGCCCGACTGACGGCAGATACGGTGAAAATCCGAACAGGCTGCAGCATTATTACCAGTTCCAGGTAATACTTAAACCTTCTCCGATGGATGTTCAAAAATTATATTTGCAGAGCCTTAAAACCCTGGGCATAGATTCACTGGAGCATGATATAAGATTTGTTGAAGATGACTGGGAATCTCCCACCCTGGGGGCCTCCGGTCTGGGCTGGGAAGTATGGCTGGACGGAATGGAAATAACCCAGTTTACATATTTTCAACAAGCCGGAAGCATAGAGCTAAGCCCTATATCAGTGGAGATTACTTATGGCCTGGAACGTATTTCCATGTATCTCCAGGGTATAGACAATGTTTTTGATTTGCAGTGGAACGACTCAACAACCTATAGGGATGTGTTTCACCAGCAGGAGGTCGAACAGTCCACCTATAATTTTGAACAGGCGGATGTGAATATGCTCCTCGAACTTTTCAATAAATATGAAGCTGAAGCTGCAAGAATCATAAAGGAGTCGCTGGCTATACCTGCTTATGAATATTGCCTTAAATGCTCTCACACTTTTAATATCCTAGATGCCCGCGGCGCAATCAGCGTGACCGAAAGAACAGGTTATATAGCAAGGATACGAAAAATTGCCAGGGCCTGCGCAAAAGTATATCTCGGCCGGAAGGAAGCCAGGGGAAAGGATCAAGATGAATAG